TGAACCTGTGATTCACGATAAAATCGTCGAAAAAGAAGGCATCGAAGCGGAGATTTTTGATTTTTTGAACCTTACATGTAAAAAGGAATGTCAGTGATTATTATCCCAGCGCGCCTTGCATCTACGCGTTTTCCTGGTAAAATCTTAGCCGATATTCACGGACTTCCGATGGTCATTGCCACGGCAAAACGTGTGCAAAACCTCGATAATGTCGCTATCGCCGCTGATACAGACGAAGTCGTAGAGCTCGCTCAAAAGCATGGTTTTAAAGCGATTTTGACATCGCAAAACCACCAAAGCGGAACAGATCGCATCAATGAAGCCGCTTCAAAACTGAATCTTCCTGAAGATGAGATCATTGTCAATGTCCAAGCTGATGAACCGTTCATCGAAGAAGCGGTGGTAAAAAGTGTGATTGAACGTGCTCAAAAGACAGAAGCGATGATAACCAGTGCATGCAAAAAGATCGATCTTCTACATGTAAAAGATCCTAACCTGGTTAAAGTCATTTTAGACATCCATGGAAACGCCATTTATTTTTCCAGAAGTGCCATTCCCTATGACCGTGAAGGCGGATTTGAGGGCTATTTGGGGCATCTAGGCATTTACGCATTTCGCAAAAATGCGCTTGAAACATTTTGTGCCCTTCCCTACGCCCCAATTGAACATATCGAAAAATTAGAGCAGCTGCGTGCCATCTACCACGGGCACTCCATTGCGATGGTCGAAGTGCAAAGTCAAAGTTTTGGCATCGACACGCCTGAAGATTTAGAACGCGCACTCGCTTTTTTTAGTTAAATTTAACCCATTTTATTTCAAGGAAACCTATGCAAAATACCCTTTCGGACGAATCACAAAAAAGTTTAAATGCGCTGATGGTGAGATGGTTTATCATCGCGGCAAGCTTGGTGGTCTATCTTTTTATCGGTTACATGCTTGTCGTAACGCAAACCTACACATCACCCTATACCGTAGAAATTTTACAAACCACTCTCTTTAGTGGTATGAGCATTCATGCAGCGCTTTATCTCTTTGCGGCGATCATCTTTATAGGCGGCGATGTCCACGCTAAATCTTCCTACAAAAAACTGCTTCTAGCCGCAAGCGAGCAAAAATTTAAAACCAAAGACGATGAATTTAACTTTTATAGAACACGCTATGCGTCCATTATGTTCGTACATATCGCCATTTTTAATGTTATAGCGATTTTAGGCGTCATTGTATTTTTGGTCACATTGGATTTTGCAACATTGATGAATCTTAGTATTGTCTCATTATTGGGATTTGTACTGATGTTTCCCCATAAAGCAAAATTTGAATTTCAAACTGAGAAGAGTTGCCCTCTTAAGAAGAAATAACAGAAAAAGGGTTCAAGCCCTTTTTCTTAAAGTGCTACCTGCTCGAACGTATCGTTTTCATGATTGAAAAGATAGGCTTCCATCTCGTTTTCACCCACTTGAAACATGATCTTACATGTAAGAAATCCTGACTTTTTAAGCCCTTTTTCGACCACTTCCAAGATAAAGGCGCGCGTGCTAAACAGATGCGTCGTTGTATTGCCCTCGTACGCAAACACTTCACCCTCAATCGGCGTAATCCCCTCTTTTTTAAGGTGTCTATCAAACACCGCTTTTTCGTTCAAACCTTCCACATCAACGATCAGTACAACCTTCATTTACATCCCTACTTTTTCTAAATGCGCCAAAAATTCATCGGCATTTTTAAATCCTGCTAAACGAAGTTCGCTCACCTCTTTGCCCTCTTTAAAAAATAAAATGGCAGGAGGTCCATAAATTGTAAAGGCTTTTTGCAATGCTTTATCGTCATCGCTATTTTTGGTCACATCCGCTTTTAAAAGCGTGAATTTTTCAAGCTTTGCTTTAACACGTGAATCGCTAAAAGTAAACTGCTCAAACTCAACACAGTTCACACACCAATCGGCGTAAAAGTCTAACATCACAGGTTTTTGGGCATTTTTTAACGCAAGATTGAGCTCTTCAACATTTTTGATCTTTGTAAACAGTGTCGAAGAAGTGGAGACACTGACACCCTCTTTTGCCGTAAACTTCTCAAAAGGGGCTAATGGATTGGTAGCACCGCTTAAAAAGCCGATTAATAGTGCCACACCATACACAAGCGCCATAAACAAAATGCTTTTGAGCACTTTTTGCCACCCTTTGGTCTGCTCGCTAAAAGACTCCAACGCACCAAAATAGATCGAACTGCTAATGATCAGCACTGCCCACAAGGACATGCTCACAAAAGAAGGAATGATGCGTGAGAGCATCCAAATCGCAACGCCAAGAAGCATCACGCCAAAAAAAGCGGTAATGTTTTGCATCCACATACCAGGACGAGGCATATATCGCCCAGCCGTTGTGCCAATGAGCAGAAGTGGAACGCCCATACCCAGACTCATCACAAACAGTGCACTTCCACCCAAAAGAGCATCGCCACTTTGTCCGATGTAAATAAGTGCGCCTGCAAGCGGAGCCGCGACACAAGGTCCTACGATCAATGCCGATAAAAAGCCCATCACCGCAATGCCAAAAATACCTTGGGCTTGTGCTTCGCCTGTTTTTTTATTGATCCTATTTTGAATGAAGCTTGGCATCTTAAGCTCATAAAACCCAAACATTGAAAGCGCTAGAAGCACAAAGATGGCACTGAAAACACCAATGATCCAAGGATTTTGCATCGAAGCTTGCAGGTTTGCACCAAAAAGTGCCGCTAGAACTCCTGCTATCGTATACGCCAACGACATCGCAAGCACATAGACCAAGGAGAGCCAAAACCCTTTTTTGGCATTCATTGAGACGCTCGGTTGGGAAACGATGATGGAAGACAAAATGGGGATCATCGGAAAAACACATGGTGTTAAAGAGAGCAAAAGTCCAAATCCAAAGAAACTGAGCAGTACCAGCGCAACATTACCACTCATAAAACTTTGAGCAATCGAATCTTGTTCCGAGAGTGGCGTAGCACTGCCACCTTTAAGTTTAAAGGTAAACTCTTTGGTAATGGGCTGATAGCAAATACCCATCTCAGAACAGCCTTGATACGAAAAACTGAGCGTAAAACTGCCTTTTTTGACCTCATTTTCAAGTAAACTTTGAGGTACAAAAAGCTCAAAAGATTTACGTTGTGTTAGGGTATCATGAAAATACTCTGCTTTGGGTCTCTCGACCCATTGTGTCATATCAAGCGTTTTAGGCTTCGTAAGCTCTAAGCTAATTTTATCATCGTAAAGATAAATTTTCTCACCCAACGTAATGCTGATCATAACACCTTGGTTACTGTGGGTCGCGGTGACATTAAAAGCCTCTTCTGGCGTTAAGAGTTTGGGTTTTTCAACACCAAAAAGTGTGACCACGAGGAGAAAAAACAGAGAGAAAAAGCGTATCGTATGTTTCACAAAACTACCTTTGGTAAAATAATTCTTTATTGTAGCAAAGAAGCCTAAATGTTTTTTAAATTACAACGATTTTTAGAGTATGATACTTTTACATGTAAAACAGGAGCGGGCCGTGGGCAAAAAGAAAAAAGAGAAGGTTGTCTTTCAAAATGAGGAGCTTATCGTAGCCAAAGAGAAAGACGATAAAGTACAAATTTGGGTTAAAAAAAGTGAACTAAAATATGAAAAAGAGCTCAAGAGTCTTCAAATTGAGCTGCTGAAATTTCAAAATCATGTAAAAGATAAAGGGCTGAAAGTGCTCATTCTCATCGAAGGACGTGACGCTGCGGGCAAAGGTGGAACCATCAAACGTATCACAGAGCACCTCAATCCAAGGGGTGCGCGCATTGTAGCCCTTGCCAAACCCTCTGACACTGAACGTTCTCAGTGGTATTTTCAACGCTATACGGCGCATTTACCTTCCGCTGGAGAGATCGTTCTTTTTGATAGGTCTTGGTATAACAGAGCGGGTGTTGAGCCTGTAATGGGCTTTTGTAGTCAAGAAGAACATAAAGAATTTCTACGTGAAGTGCCAAAATTTGAAACCATGTTGGTCAATTCGGGCATTATACTTTTTAAATTTTACTTTTCTGTGGGCAAAGAAGAGCAAGCCAAACGATTTCATGAGCGTAAAGCTGACCCGCTCAAACAGTTCAAACTCTCTCCTGTGGATGAAAAATCGCAAGAGTTGTGGGATCAATACACCGTGGCAAAATACTCGATGCTCTTAGCCTCCAATAACCCTCGTGCCCCATGGACCATCGTCCTCTCAGACGATAAAAAAAGAGCACGCCTCAATACCATCAAATACATTTTAAAAAATGTTGAGTACCCTGATAAAATCAAGAAAAAACACCTTCGTATGGAAGAGGACATTATTCGTACAGCAAAACAGGAGATTGAGATTATGGAGAAGAGCTTACCGAGTGAAAATCTTTCACACTTAAACGGATAAGCTTTACATGTAAGAAGGCGGACCTAGCCAAGTGGCTAGGTCATTAAGCGTTTTTTACTCGACTTCAGCGTCGATGACATCGTCATCTTTTTTAGCTTTTGGTTTCTCACCGCCAGCTGCACCTGCTTCACCTTGATCTTTTTTGTACATTGCTTCCGCGAGTTTATGACTCGCTTCGCTCAAAGATTTGACTTTCGCATCAATCTCTTCTTTGGTAGCACTCTCATTGGTAAGAACATCTTTAAGCGCTTTAAGCTCTGCTTCGATTTTTGCTT
Above is a genomic segment from Sulfurospirillum halorespirans DSM 13726 containing:
- the kdsB gene encoding 3-deoxy-manno-octulosonate cytidylyltransferase; the encoded protein is MIIIPARLASTRFPGKILADIHGLPMVIATAKRVQNLDNVAIAADTDEVVELAQKHGFKAILTSQNHQSGTDRINEAASKLNLPEDEIIVNVQADEPFIEEAVVKSVIERAQKTEAMITSACKKIDLLHVKDPNLVKVILDIHGNAIYFSRSAIPYDREGGFEGYLGHLGIYAFRKNALETFCALPYAPIEHIEKLEQLRAIYHGHSIAMVEVQSQSFGIDTPEDLERALAFFS
- the dsbD gene encoding protein-disulfide reductase DsbD — translated: MKHTIRFFSLFFLLVVTLFGVEKPKLLTPEEAFNVTATHSNQGVMISITLGEKIYLYDDKISLELTKPKTLDMTQWVERPKAEYFHDTLTQRKSFELFVPQSLLENEVKKGSFTLSFSYQGCSEMGICYQPITKEFTFKLKGGSATPLSEQDSIAQSFMSGNVALVLLSFFGFGLLLSLTPCVFPMIPILSSIIVSQPSVSMNAKKGFWLSLVYVLAMSLAYTIAGVLAALFGANLQASMQNPWIIGVFSAIFVLLALSMFGFYELKMPSFIQNRINKKTGEAQAQGIFGIAVMGFLSALIVGPCVAAPLAGALIYIGQSGDALLGGSALFVMSLGMGVPLLLIGTTAGRYMPRPGMWMQNITAFFGVMLLGVAIWMLSRIIPSFVSMSLWAVLIISSSIYFGALESFSEQTKGWQKVLKSILFMALVYGVALLIGFLSGATNPLAPFEKFTAKEGVSVSTSSTLFTKIKNVEELNLALKNAQKPVMLDFYADWCVNCVEFEQFTFSDSRVKAKLEKFTLLKADVTKNSDDDKALQKAFTIYGPPAILFFKEGKEVSELRLAGFKNADEFLAHLEKVGM
- the ppk2 gene encoding polyphosphate kinase 2, which codes for MILLHVKQERAVGKKKKEKVVFQNEELIVAKEKDDKVQIWVKKSELKYEKELKSLQIELLKFQNHVKDKGLKVLILIEGRDAAGKGGTIKRITEHLNPRGARIVALAKPSDTERSQWYFQRYTAHLPSAGEIVLFDRSWYNRAGVEPVMGFCSQEEHKEFLREVPKFETMLVNSGIILFKFYFSVGKEEQAKRFHERKADPLKQFKLSPVDEKSQELWDQYTVAKYSMLLASNNPRAPWTIVLSDDKKRARLNTIKYILKNVEYPDKIKKKHLRMEEDIIRTAKQEIEIMEKSLPSENLSHLNG